The Spirosoma sp. SC4-14 DNA window ATCCATTCTTTTCCACATTGATTACAAATCGTGGCTGGCACATGGTGTGCTACAACCGGCCCATCTCCAGGATCAACACTGAATGTAGTATGTCCTGATGCCTTCATGCCGCCA harbors:
- a CDS encoding type II toxin-antitoxin system MqsA family antitoxin, coding for MTQPDKCRLCGGMKASGHTTFSVDPGDGPVVAHHVPATICNQCGKEWIETQTAQQLETIVEEARQKKHQLEVLSL